The DNA sequence GGGGTCGCCGGGTGGTACGTAAAAGGCAGATCCAGCGGGGAAGTAGTCCTCCAAGCCACCAGTGTCCGAAGCGATCATCGGGGTCCCCGCGAGCGCCGCCTCGATCATCACCGTGATGCCGGAAGCGTGGTTGTTCCGGCGAAGGGGGACTACGACCACGTCGGCCGTTTGATAGGCGTTGATCACTCCCGCGGCGTCCGCGCGGGAGACGAAGATGTTGTCGTGGCCAGTCGCCAGCGCCGAGACCAGCTTCACCCGGGGCGTCAGGATATCCACTTGGTAATCCGGTATGCTTCCGAAAGCGCTGATCAGCGTTTCCCAATCGCGATCGACATCATTTCCCACGGCGACCACGCGCAGCGGGTATCGGGCCGTTCGAGCGGCCGCCTCCAAGGTGGGGGGAGGGGCGGGCACGTTCCGGGAGATCCCGTAATGGACGACGGACACGGGGACGCCCGGAACCGCTTGACTGGCGATCCGGGCATTGACCGGTGACAAAGTCGTCAGGAGATCGGCGTGTCTCATGATATAGCGATACAGCGCGCGCCGCCAGCCTGGCAGATCGTTCCAGAGATCCCACAACCAAACGCTTTGCGCTATGATTTTGGGTTGGGTCTTCCTGCCGAACGCGCGCATGAACAGGATCGCGAGATGTTCGCGTTCCGTATGCGTCCATATCACATCGGCGTTCATCATCCGCGCACTGTTGCGCCAAGCGTGGATCAGATCGAAGCCGAGAAGCCGAGTACCGATACGGCGGACGAGGGAGGACGCCCCGCTTTCCTCTGGGTGTACCGAGAAGGAAACGGCGCAGCCCTGATCCTCCGCGAGATGGTAAGCATAAGGCGTCCGCTCGGGATGCTTGCCCGACAAATAGTTCTCTTGCCAATGAGCTAACCCCTTTTCCAAGTTGCCTCTCAAGGATTGACTAACCGGAAGATGTACGAATATCTTGATCAAATCCATCTGGACTATTCCCCATTTGCCATATTCGCAATGGACATCTGATGCACTTTCAAAGCTCAAATGGTATCGTGTTGTTCGCATCTGCAAAATCAAAAAACGCATTGTCGGCAGGTTTTGGAAATATGAATCGGATTACCTCAAACGTAACTGGAGGCGGGAAAAAGATGATGCCGCTCCATCTATGCGTCATCATCTGTACAGTGACCAATCCATTCGCCTTGCGCTTTGGTAATTCCGAGCTCGCGATAGCACTGCCACTGGCTCTATTGGTGCTGGGCGGATCCGTCCTTATTGGGAACGCGCGGATAGACGCCGCCCGCCTCACGGCATGGGCGCTTGTCGTCGCCTTGATCGCATTGCTGACGGCGTTCGCGAGTCACAATCCGACCCTGACTTCATTAGGGCTTTTGTCGGTCACCTACTTTCTGCTGACTTTTTCCATTCCCTGCACGCCGGAGGAACGCACTGGCTTGCTGGAGTTCATCCAGAAGACCTTGCTGGTGATCGCCGTCGTCGGTATTTGTCAATTTATCCTGCAGTTCGCGTTTCGGACACCCGCGTTCTTCTCGCTCCATGGCTTCGTTCCCGAAGCCCTTCTGAAGACCGGCGTCAACACGGTTATCCCACTGTCCTACGGGGCATCGATTTTCAAAAGCAACGCTTGGGTTTTCGCGGAGCCATCGGGATTGTCCCAGGCGATGGGGTTGGCGATCGCCGTCGACTTGCTGGTACTCGGCATCCGTCGGCGAACGGCCGTATTCGGTCTATGCCAGCTGCTGACATATTCCGGAACGGGGATGATCATGACCGTTTGCGCCTTGTTGCTGGCGTTCTGGGTCAAGGGAAACTGGCGGGTGCTGGCGGCACTCGCCATTGG is a window from the Skermanella sp. TT6 genome containing:
- a CDS encoding O-antigen ligase family protein is translated as MHFQSSNGIVLFASAKSKNALSAGFGNMNRITSNVTGGGKKMMPLHLCVIICTVTNPFALRFGNSELAIALPLALLVLGGSVLIGNARIDAARLTAWALVVALIALLTAFASHNPTLTSLGLLSVTYFLLTFSIPCTPEERTGLLEFIQKTLLVIAVVGICQFILQFAFRTPAFFSLHGFVPEALLKTGVNTVIPLSYGASIFKSNAWVFAEPSGLSQAMGLAIAVDLLVLGIRRRTAVFGLCQLLTYSGTGMIMTVCALLLAFWVKGNWRVLAALAIGACLLLPFTDALNIGAITRRLNEFNTTESSAFARFISPMWIVSEYSLPHPDRFLIGYGAGSVSDILAKLHYEGFDPTWAKAFLEYGLIGSVAILGYTLFPILVGGRFPALGVVHTVQFLFLGGFLLSPQTVLMIGVIHILPRRNGDPAAQREKKRHPSRGRPAGGVAGRPAASAVGEMTTGWPEA
- a CDS encoding glycosyltransferase family 4 protein produces the protein MDLIKIFVHLPVSQSLRGNLEKGLAHWQENYLSGKHPERTPYAYHLAEDQGCAVSFSVHPEESGASSLVRRIGTRLLGFDLIHAWRNSARMMNADVIWTHTEREHLAILFMRAFGRKTQPKIIAQSVWLWDLWNDLPGWRRALYRYIMRHADLLTTLSPVNARIASQAVPGVPVSVVHYGISRNVPAPPPTLEAAARTARYPLRVVAVGNDVDRDWETLISAFGSIPDYQVDILTPRVKLVSALATGHDNIFVSRADAAGVINAYQTADVVVVPLRRNNHASGITVMIEAALAGTPMIASDTGGLEDYFPAGSAFYVPPGDPDALRVAVRELSNSPALANGLVARASERVRTLDLSARGYVNRHVILSRQILASKEAVATHAWDGESSGARS